TTAGGCAAAGATAACATGTAAAAGTTGTTAGGgggaaaaataccctcttggtgacgtggacAGACGTGGCAAGCATTGTATACGTGGCTTCCAGCAAAACATGTGGTGGCACCGTTCTAACTTACTCTCAACGGTTGGGATCGAGACAACCGTTACAAGCCATTGATGgagccggccttcattacgtatTTATTGTTCAATTATGAGCAATTAAGCACAAACGTTACACTCTTATTGTAaaggcctataaaatggcttaattTTGTCAGTTTACATATACAAATTCTAAGCAATAAAAATACTATCAttccatgctattacaacttgctctcgtaactctcaattatctagctcgatcgattgttagcaccatcatcaagacaagttcgtctctaagtagaatttgcccaaaacaatttggcgcccaccgtggggctgacaataaaaaacagcttgataataccattccaatcaccatggccggaaaTGCTAGCTCATCTGACGATATCACTCGTCTcttcgaagccatggagcagcgcatcaacatcctccaaaaggaaaaCGAAGCGTTGCATTCCCAAGTCAGGTCGACCGCCACCATTGCTATCGGATCCAGGTTCCAATACCGGCGAGACACCTCCGGGCTAAAACGCCGCTTGGATCTTGACACCGCTCCAGATCATCCCCTCCACATACCCTTTGGCGAGCCTGGGGGTCTAGTTCTCGAGCAGATCCGCGAGTTCAACCCGCTACCAAATCAGCCCCGCTCTAATCCGAGTTGGCTTCCTCGCCTCCAACTCGACCTTCTTCTGCAAGTACATCGGCGACCGTCGTCACCGCAACAGCTGCCCGGGTCGCCCCATCTCAGgtcggcatgacgacatccaccGCAGTGTCGGCTCCCGCCTCTGCTCCGGCATCTCGTCCGTTACCACCCCCAATGGTAACCATGTCGATGCCCCTGCCCGTTACAGTCCCAGCACAAGGATCGACGCTGACGACTCAAATGCTATGGGATcaactcttctctcagcaagtcgtTCAACCCGTCGTCAACCTAGTCACTTCGGCACCAGGAGCACCACCCCAGTTGATGGTGGTCCCCTTAGCCAATCAGGCGCCGCAAGCAGCACTCCCGAATGCCCTAATGCGCCCggactcttctcgaaactattctccatacactcctcttaacaggtcagtcgttccagttagtcacggtttcgtaactcctttTCCTTATGTTGTAGGTACCCACGCTACCCAAGGAACGCCCCCTTACATACAACAAGTGTTACCGTAGTTCACCCCTCACCAACTTCACGGTGTATACCCACAAAACACCTATTATCAACATCTCTAAGCTAGCCTCCCCGAAACATTCAGTCCCCTcgtcccggtgctcaacagcatctgcGAAAACACCAATCACCAACTCCAAAAAATCATGACTATGAGAAACAAAATCCCAGGATtaccaacaccaatcaaagaagccagcctaGACAGCTATGCCGACTCACCATATGCCGACCCCATTGATGCAATCGACATCCCGAAACGGTTCAGCCCACCCAATATGCCTATGTATGATGGGACGACCGATCCAAGGGAGCACATCTTGACCTACAAGCAGCGAATGATGACCATCCCAGTCCCCAAACATATGAGGGAAGCTAGCCTTTGCAAAGGGTTCGGTTCGATACTGGTCGggcccgccttgaagtggttaaCCAGCATGCCAAATGGATGCACCACCACTTTTGCTCatctcgacaacatgttcaatCAACAGTTTGCCAGCAGCTGGTGCCTAGAAAAGCAGACGAGTGACCTATACCGTGTAATCCAACGTCCTGACGAACCCCTGAAAGATTACATAGCccggttcatcagggagaaggtaACTGTACCTGAATGTGATGTCCCAACAGCGATCGAAGCGTTCAGACAAGGATTGTACGGCGAAACCGACCTCTGGAGGGATCTGATtaaatacccctgcaagacgttcgaagatgctcaagccaaagcaatggcccaagttagGTTGGAAGAGACTCTCTATTCCCGGAAAGGGGGTAATGACTACACAAAGACGGAAAGGCGATTGCCCTACCCCAAGAGAAGCAATGATCTTTCTgctccttattcccgacctcaacacgtagcagtggtggaagatgacgacgactccgactggaagaacagcccgaacctgcctccaaaaattaacgaatattctttttgtgttgacactgtaggtctgaCGAACCAGCTCTCGAAGATGGGAAAAGCAGTGCAATGGCCACCGAAGTCCAGCAAACCCGAGTCAAAGAAGGATCCCTCaaaatggtgtgatttccatgccTGTGTTGCACCACCAACGACTGTGTTGCGTTGAGGAGAGAAGTAGCCTATCTATTAAAAAATGGATACCTcaaggacgtcatgtcagacAAAGCCTGTGGCGTCGTCAACAAAAACAACTCTAActctccatctcgacctcctccacctccccctcatactaaaactgtaaattttattgctggaggttctgacatttgtggtttgaCTTATTCTGCTGCAAAGAGGCACGCCTGAGAAAACGAGATAAACAGAACGGCCCGAGCCGTAGCCGCAAaatatctaacccctatatcttttgatgaatctgatgcaggaGACATCTCAGACAAACATCATGACGGCTTGGTGATATCCATCCCTGTTGGaaactgcatgatcaaacgagtccttgTCGACAACGGTAGCTCAACTAATGTGATGATGCTCGATGCCCTCAAGGAGATGGGGCTCAACCCAGATACATATGTCGTCAAAAAGTCCACCGTGCTAATAGGGTTCAGCGGCGAAGCAAAAACCACTTTCGGAGAAGTCACCCTACCTGTTTACGCTCAAggaatcaaccaacaggtaaaattttgtgttattgattgccctttatcttacaacattatcttgggcaggccctggatccatgacatgaaggccatcccctCAACATAccaccaaaccatcaagttcccaactcgatggggggttcaggaaatcaaaggagaCCAGCAAGAGTCCAAAGAATGTTACAAGGCAGCTCTAAAACCTTCAGCCACCAAtaaatcctcattatagcaaCTACATCCCGGTTCCGACCCAGCAAACTACAAGGAGCCCAAATCCGAACAACTCGACGAGATCATCTTAGATCCTGCGAAGCCAGAACAAGTCGTTTTCATTGGATGCGATGTACCcgacgacatcaggtcggaacttatcatatttctcaaagccaacgcagattgcttcgcatggtcccatgaagatatgccaggcaTCATCCCAGACGTTATTACTCACAAACTTAGTGTTGATCCACATCACAAGCCCGTCAAGCAGATACGGCGGAAGTTcgctccagaacgcaaccaaattatcaacgaCGAGGTTTAGCAGCTATTAGATACGGGGAAGATCAGGGAAGTCAAATATCCagattggttggccaatgtcgtcgtagtaAAAAAGAAGAACAGGAAAGGGCGTGTTTGCATagacttcaccgacatcaacaaggcgtgccccaaagattcttttcctttaccccacatcgacgccatggttgatgctactgcagggcatgagatgctcacattcatggatgcattcagtggatacaaccagattttgatgcacccagaagacCAGGAGAAAACCGCTTTCATCACGGAAcggggaacttattgttacaaggtAATGCCATTCGGTTTAAGAAATGCAGGTGCCACCTATCAACGCCTAGTCAACAAGATGTTCAGAAAACAGCTaggcgacacaatggaagtctacatcgacgacatgttggtaaaatccaagaaaacctCGGATCATATTTCACACCTCCAACAAGCCTTCGACGTACTACgagaatacagcatgaagctcaaccccaccaagtGCTCGTTCGGAGTCTCCTCCGGGAAGTTCTTAGGCTATATGGTTATTCGaagaggcatcgaagctagCCCTGATCAGATCCGTGCAATCATCAATCTACAATCCCCTCGAAATCAAAAAGACGTACAGAAGTTAACAGGCAGAGTGGCcgccctcaaccgcttcatctccaggtcgcccgacaagtgcaaattgttctacgacatccttaggaagaatgagaagttcagctggacCGATCGACACGAAGCCGCATTACAGCAACTCAAGCAGTACCTGTCGAACCCTCCGTTACTATCCAAACCAAAAGACAATGAAGAATTACAGGTATACCCTGCAGTTAcggagtcgaccatcagtgcagtgCTAGTACGAGAAGAAGACGGGAAGCAGCTACATGTTTATTACGTCAGTAAGtctttacttagcgccgaaacaaggtactctcatctcgaaaaacttgtaCTTGCACTAGTTGTTGCTTCTGTTAAATTACGCCCTTATTTTGAATGTCATCCTatcactgttagaactaactatcccatgaagtcaatcatgaggaagcccgagttgtctggcaggatgtccaaatgggcaatacaattaggttgttaTGATATCAGGtacgaacctcgcacagccatcaagtcgcaagctctagctgattttgtggctgacttcagcccaagCCTCCAACATGAAGTCGATCAAGAAGTCAACATGCTGACCGATGGTGGATCCTCATTAACGTGGTCTCTACACactgacggctcctccaacatacgggggacaggcctcggcatcgttctaaagtcgccacaaggggacaccatagtacagtctgtctgttgcgagttcaaagccaCCAACAACGAAGCGgaatacgaagccttgatcctgggattatcattagcactcgacatgaatatACGCCGACTTGAGATACGTTGTGATTTATTACTGATTATCAGTcagattaacggttcgtatgcagcaaaggactcaaagatgcaggcttacttggaaatagcaaaaaggctcatgaacaagttcgactcatgcaccttacaacaaataccaagagatcagaacacccaggctgacgccttagccaatctcGGCTCAAAtatcaaacctaaactcacttccatccccgtagtccacttaatgtacccagccatcaccaaagacaacctacccatcaccgaacaATCTCAACCTACTCAAACACCTTCATGGCGCGACCCCTACATACACTGGCTCAAACACAACACCATcccacctggagtcacccaTGACAAatccttccgcatgaaagcctccagattcatCCTAATCCACggagtattgttcagaaaaTCAGTTGCAGGGCCATACCTGAGATGCCCAGATCATgacgagatcgagtcgacactgcacaacatacatgatggagaatgtggaaaccacgccggaggaagaagcttagcccacaaaactCTTACCATGGGGTATTTCTGGGCCACCATGAAGAAAGAAGCAATCGCCTTTGCCAAGAAATGCGACTCTTGCCAGCGGTTCACATCTATTTCTCAACAACCTTGCGAATTACTCCATCCCATTggcaggctaaagtcgtatcacctaatcaaaaataacctaaggtccactagctaggtagcaagggaagtcaggatcgaatccacagggaaacaggcgttcttcctactatcaattaattaaactagactattgggaacaagaattggttggtgatttgtatgctaagactacgaacgataattaaacgaatATGAATCAAtgtattaaggaatctagggcataggttcaccaacagataataatccaggacaataaacaatcacgataatcaacaaagtaattaattagactaacatgctctctcgaatcgatactaatcatagacttagaattaacgggctctcgctacgtattaactctaattccacctattgacacaagcctaaacatcaaattgcatctctcgaatcttaatttgatattgcataactaccacaattaaacctgcgcaaatctaattgtatagtgaaataaatcaatcaataggaatcaattgcaatgccaacaatcatgattattcaatatcccttcatatcattcatggatccccaaaccctagaaattagactactcaagcatattaacaataaacaaagcaattagcatgattgaaaacataattaaagctaaacaaagaattggaataaagaataatacctaattgaagaacaatggaaattgaaagcttgaatttttcattgaaaataaactaagtgtttttgaacaaattagagagaaaaactaagtgtttaataCTAGCATATGAGATAATAAGATGCCTACTAAATTAAcaaaggctatatttatagtttagccCAAAAACACAAGAGAAAACCGGAATAAAACTAAAGTAAATTGCGCGCTAAAGGCTccagggttgtcgtcgcccggtcgggcagccaaccgcccgacgggcgagacgctcgaaatccgcccgacgggcgcaggtctgcccggCGGGCGGAGGGAGAAACTTTGGAAATCATCTGCACGCGCCCGTCGGGCGAGTGGAGATTGCTCTTGCCTGCTGCTTGGCTGGGCGCCCGGTGTGCACCGGGCGGATGTCTGCCCGTCGGGCGCCGGGTGACTGGAGGGTTCTTTGGCTTGCTCGCCTGGTGGGCGATGGGAGATCTTCCGGGCGAAAAGCTAAATATGTccgcaacaccgagtctaactttcGGGGCTCAATCATGAACATCTAAGGCTCCCTTAAGTCGACATTGATCGTCCCGAATCCCCTCGGGATCGTGTAGTTGCCTAAATCAtcttgaaacgggtctaaacagaccaatttctcactaagtagtcctgaaactcaaggcacactcaaatacatagattagtactaaaaacggctcctaagagctcatttgacgcataaaagtactaagggacgggggtgaaaatactatataaaacgcacatatcaaacctccccaagctagatccttgcttgtccctaagcaaggaaatcatcgatgaacacaagaCAACCTTCaccccaacatatttcaaaaatgaaaacataatccaaggtaaaatctaataagtatgcatcaatgtcaaccaatcaaatccattccatcgctaatccaccttaacaatcgtcacacaaagcgaaccacaaatgcacaatggaattcaagactagtgctcacacactcgtcactcatttatgtggcggataaaagatgtacctgttcgctcccctcccaatatataagtgaacaatgccctcccaaactcacaaccctcgtgtgtctagaaaaacatgcactcaacctagtagtcgactctgaatgtgtcatgtcataacttgcattgataaacaactactttcacattaatacaactctatgcacaaaggtcggaaggactttcaagcttgtaatgataggcttaggtaagggtgtggtaaatttgggtaaaatgtgagcttaaagccctggctttggggagcataaatcctagcaaatccatgatcaatcacaaatgatgaccacaactctcccactcaacacatgaataaaacaacaaacaaaccacactatactttcttgccttgatttcacaattataaccaatcactcatgaagataagaagttgtaataccggagtgacaaaagcttgaattattttgagaataacgattttttccttttatttttattttttttcaatctcatttttattttttttggaaccttcacatttttttctttttattctcctcatctcattcatttttcaactcattttttttttcaacaacaatcatgataagaagaacttcccttttcaatactcaatatgctcaaaatgtaccacactacaactccctcacctcactactattagctcccccaagctaggcttgggactagtaaccaatggggctttcatgggcttgtaatatggttagtcaccgaataaagggcgcAAGCAcgacatgggtagaaaaagagggaacaaatatatctaaattcatctgaaggctacctaaatagaagaatgccttcgtcctccacaatgtgcatgtatatgagtcatagaacactactaatagttgcaaaccaatactcaaaatcaatgacacaccaggaagctatcacacatcctaaccaagtcaactagtcaagcaccaagtccacaagtagttagtcggagttgactcatgttaagacatcaaagcaatcgaatatcaaatcatggctaacacatctacattgtccatcatcaaataccaagaatcaaaacaatttccgctcaaggggcacagggaagcatgatattgtattcatcgaaacgtatttttgtattttttttcaaagcaataaactactctacaaagaaataaacacaccaaagaaacacaccaaaataaagaaatgcgaaaaTAAAAGGAacacatacctaatatgtacaggtaatgtgaaacccccccccccccaaaccaaatcagacaatgtcctcattggctcaaggagtaccgaaccatcatcatcatcaacagcattactgatggccttggccatcatcaccatcgcCACCTTGGCCACCATAGCCACTACTGCCCGCTCCAAACCCCCCGTAGTGGGTAGGCGTGAAGGTGCCCATGAAACCCGGGGCTCCGTACCCCTCCGCGGGATAagtaaaccaggaagggtgctgatgatctggggcaatgtagccctgcctggcatactgatcgtagaacgggaacatggtcctctggtgatcagcgGCGAACTCATGGAAGCCTATCTCAAGTCAACCCAACCTCTCATGAATGGCCCCCAGCTCCTCTGAAGACCCATGCTCCTCATGTGGAGCCGGACTACCTCTATGTCCCGACCCTCTCTCTCTACGCCCTCCCCGCCGAAAATAGGTGCGAGGCGCGACCTCGGGCTGTGGCTGGGGCTGAGGCTGGGCTAAGGGTGGTGTCTGCTCACCTACATACAAATAATGGGACCGACCCCTCGTAAAACTGGTGAGCCCGGTAGTGTCCGGTAGAGTAAAGAGAGCGTTCCTCTGGAACATCCATGACATCTGACCGGGAAGAAGTTCCCCGTACTAAGAGTGCACCCTGTAAAGGCTCCCAAAATACTCCAAATCTAACAGATTGTTACCCCGGACCGCGGCATGGTCCCTCTCAGCAAAGTTTGCCACCGCTATGGCAATGTGGGTGACTAAACCCCCTAAAGCAATATCGGTCAAGTAGCGGTGGTTAGCAGTAGTGAGCAAATGCATGGCCAGGTGATGGGCCAAATTCATCCTGTATCCTTCATTTCCATCCAACAAAAACCCCCCGAGCACCTCTAACTCTGTGCTCCTCACATTCTCCTTTTGGTCCCTCCCAAAGATGGTAAAGGCCATAAACCGGAACCAAACAAAAGGGacgggtgaaggaaataatgcccttggtccaagtatgcattctatgttaagtctaataaatgcggttcagtattaattaacaagttaataattgagtgagatcaagtgagctgaatgcctagctagaggccgcttcagttcaagtggaattaatgatattaatccacagcttactcttgactgaacccgtagggtcacacaaatagtacgtaaacggatcaagtatttaatggcattaaatactccatctatgaatattcggaaccgacggatcttggtttcagtgggagctaagatcgtcacaagcaagaaatgaatactccggaaacgatgatattgccggaaacggaaatatggatcgtatcggaaatataaatattatccaagtcgtagatgttgccggaaacggaaacatggtacgtatcggaaaatattatcggaaatggaaatattgccagaatcggaaatattgccggaaacggaaatattgtcagaatcggaaatattaccggaatcggaaaataattccggaaacggaaatattaaatatttgttcgaaacggaaattaattccggaatcggaaatgttaaatattgttcgtatcggaaatgaattccggaatcggaaaatttaatcggaagcgcatcgtacgaataagcatcggacgaggcctgccggacgaggcccagcacgaagccaggccatcgcccagcaagccaagcgcgccgcacaaacagccacgccaggcccagcgcaaggccaggcccagcaggctgcgcagcgcgcacagcgcgcacagcacgcgtagcgcgcagcgcgcgcgggcgctgcgtgggctgctgctcgcgcgcacgcatgggggcccatcgtggctgccgtgcgtgtgtgtgcaagtgtttgtgttcgtgcacgtttcctaaaacatgcagagttcggttaatgattaaattcctaattctatttgataaattaattaaattagagttcttgtaggattctaggtttaattaatttgtatctgaataggatttcgattccctttccaaacccctataaatatgaggctagggctcacaatttataacgagttttcaaagtattcaaagtgagtttttgagagaaaaattcagccacacatcttgctcaaaagtgccgaaattttctagtaccttaagggcgattctagttggtcaatcttaaggcggatccggacgtgctgtggactatctacggagggacgacacttggagtcctaaagacttgttcttgttcggttcgggcgcagctagggagggcacgcaacaaagagtatgcatctaaattatgctatatgattatgtgtaaataatatgttgtcctgggttaatggttgtttccgcat
This genomic stretch from Spinacia oleracea cultivar Varoflay chromosome 3, BTI_SOV_V1, whole genome shotgun sequence harbors:
- the LOC130469749 gene encoding uncharacterized protein; protein product: MTMRNKIPGLPTPIKEASLDSYADSPYADPIDAIDIPKRFSPPNMPMYDGTTDPREHILTYKQRMMTIPVPKHMREASLCKGFGSILVGPALKWLTSMPNGCTTTFAHLDNMFNQQFASSWCLEKQTSDLYRVIQRPDEPLKDYIARFIREKVTVPECDVPTAIEAFRQGLSDEPALEDGKSSAMATEVQQTRVKEGSLKMV